A DNA window from Streptomyces canus contains the following coding sequences:
- a CDS encoding DEAD/DEAH box helicase → MTLPVALSGSDVIGQAKTGTGKTLGFGLPLLERVTVPADVEAGRAKPEDLTDAPQALVVVPTRELCTQVTNDLQTAGKVRNVRVLAIYGGRAYEPQVEALKKGVDVVVGTPGRLLDLAGQKKLNLGHIKALVLDEADEMLDLGFLPDVEKIINMLPARRQTMLFSATMPGAVIGLARRYMSQPTHINATSPDDAGRTVANTKQHVYRAHNMDKPEMVARILQADGRGLVMVFCRTKRTAADLADQLQQRGFAAGAVHGDLGQGAREQALRAFRNGKVDVLVCTDVAARGIDVEGVTHVINYQSPEEEKTYLHRIGRTGRAGAKGIAITLVDWDDIPRWQLINKALELNFNDPPETYSTSPHFYEELSIPAGTKGVLPRAERTRAGLAAEELEDLGEPGGRGARGRGDRDRGRGRGGRDESRSADHERSERTPRRRRRTRGGTSDAAAPTEAVAPSETTAVEDTTATRTPRRRRRTRGGASDSAPATVTTAAAAVEPVVSEAAESAVTAAEGPSLDTETPAKPRRRRTRRSAETPTAVETVVETTPVTEAAPATKPRRTRKTAAAAPAAEAALDTAEATETKPRRTRKSAAAAPAAETAVDTAEGTATKPRRTRKTATATPEATADTAETAEVKPRRTRKAAATATTAAETAVDTAEATEAKPRRTRKTATAAPAAEAALDTAEATEAKPRRTRKAATATPAAEAALDTAEATEAKPRRTRKTATAAPAAEAAVDAAEATDAKPRRRTRKAAEPAVTADIPAQAVREPEAVEVANPRRTRKTASSAKAAETAVDTAEGTAGKPRRTRKTTTATPEATDTAETAEVKPRRTRKTAATAEVVADTVEAKPRRRTTRKAAEPAVTADIPAQADQEPKVAAPRRRTRKTAAAEPADS, encoded by the coding sequence ATGACGCTCCCGGTCGCCCTCTCCGGCTCCGACGTCATCGGCCAGGCCAAGACCGGCACCGGCAAGACGCTGGGCTTCGGCCTTCCGCTCCTCGAGCGCGTCACCGTCCCCGCCGACGTCGAAGCCGGCCGCGCCAAGCCCGAGGACCTCACCGACGCCCCTCAGGCGCTCGTCGTCGTCCCCACGCGCGAGCTGTGCACCCAGGTCACCAACGACCTGCAGACCGCGGGCAAGGTGCGCAACGTCCGCGTTCTCGCCATCTACGGCGGCCGCGCCTACGAGCCCCAGGTCGAGGCCCTCAAGAAGGGCGTCGACGTCGTGGTCGGCACCCCGGGCCGGCTGCTGGACCTCGCGGGCCAGAAGAAGCTCAACCTCGGCCACATCAAGGCGCTCGTCCTCGACGAGGCCGACGAGATGCTCGACCTGGGCTTCCTGCCCGACGTCGAGAAGATCATCAACATGTTGCCGGCCCGCCGCCAGACGATGCTGTTCTCGGCGACCATGCCGGGCGCGGTCATCGGTCTCGCCCGCCGCTACATGTCGCAGCCCACGCACATCAACGCCACCTCGCCCGACGACGCGGGCAGGACGGTCGCGAACACCAAGCAGCACGTGTACCGCGCGCACAACATGGACAAGCCCGAGATGGTCGCGCGCATACTGCAGGCCGACGGCCGGGGGCTGGTCATGGTCTTCTGCCGCACCAAGCGCACCGCGGCCGACCTGGCCGACCAGCTCCAGCAGCGCGGCTTCGCCGCCGGCGCGGTCCACGGCGACCTGGGCCAGGGCGCCCGTGAGCAGGCGCTGCGCGCCTTCCGCAACGGCAAGGTGGACGTGCTCGTCTGCACCGACGTCGCGGCCCGTGGTATCGACGTCGAGGGCGTCACGCACGTCATCAACTACCAGTCTCCCGAAGAGGAGAAGACGTACCTGCACCGCATCGGCCGTACCGGTCGCGCGGGTGCCAAGGGCATCGCGATCACCCTCGTCGACTGGGACGACATCCCGCGCTGGCAGCTGATCAACAAGGCGCTCGAGCTCAACTTCAACGATCCGCCGGAGACGTACTCCACCTCCCCGCACTTCTACGAGGAGTTGAGCATCCCCGCGGGCACCAAGGGTGTCCTGCCGCGGGCCGAGCGCACGCGCGCGGGGCTCGCCGCGGAGGAGCTGGAGGACCTGGGCGAGCCGGGCGGACGCGGGGCACGCGGCCGCGGTGACCGTGACCGGGGTCGCGGGCGTGGTGGCCGGGACGAGTCCCGCTCCGCCGACCACGAGCGTTCGGAGCGCACACCGCGCCGTCGCCGTCGTACCCGTGGTGGTACCTCGGACGCGGCGGCCCCCACCGAGGCGGTCGCCCCGTCGGAGACCACCGCGGTCGAGGACACCACCGCGACCCGCACCCCGCGCCGTCGTCGCCGCACCCGCGGCGGGGCGTCCGACTCGGCTCCGGCCACGGTGACCACGGCAGCGGCGGCGGTCGAGCCGGTCGTGTCCGAGGCCGCGGAGTCCGCCGTCACGGCGGCGGAGGGCCCGTCGCTCGACACCGAGACCCCGGCCAAGCCGCGCCGCCGCCGGACCCGCAGGTCCGCGGAGACGCCGACCGCGGTGGAGACGGTCGTCGAGACCACGCCGGTCACCGAGGCCGCTCCGGCCACGAAGCCGCGCCGTACGCGCAAGACGGCTGCTGCGGCCCCGGCCGCAGAGGCCGCCCTGGACACGGCCGAAGCCACGGAGACCAAGCCGCGGCGGACGCGGAAGTCCGCGGCTGCGGCTCCCGCCGCCGAGACGGCGGTGGACACCGCGGAAGGCACGGCCACCAAGCCGCGCCGCACCCGCAAGACCGCGACCGCGACGCCGGAGGCCACCGCCGACACGGCGGAGACCGCGGAGGTCAAGCCGCGCCGTACCCGCAAGGCCGCCGCCACGGCTACGACCGCCGCCGAAACCGCGGTGGACACGGCCGAAGCCACCGAGGCCAAGCCCCGCCGCACCCGCAAGACGGCGACTGCGGCTCCGGCCGCAGAAGCCGCCCTGGACACGGCCGAAGCCACCGAGGCCAAGCCCCGCCGCACCCGCAAGGCAGCTACCGCCACTCCGGCGGCAGAAGCCGCCCTGGACACGGCCGAAGCCACCGAGGCCAAGCCCCGCCGCACCCGCAAGACGGCGACTGCGGCTCCGGCCGCAGAAGCCGCCGTGGACGCGGCCGAGGCTACGGATGCCAAGCCGCGCCGCCGTACCCGCAAGGCCGCCGAGCCCGCCGTGACCGCCGACATCCCGGCCCAGGCGGTCCGGGAGCCGGAGGCGGTCGAAGTGGCCAACCCACGGCGTACGCGAAAGACGGCGAGCTCGGCGAAGGCGGCCGAGACGGCAGTGGACACCGCGGAAGGCACGGCCGGCAAGCCGCGCCGCACTCGCAAGACCACGACCGCGACGCCGGAGGCCACCGACACGGCGGAGACCGCGGAGGTCAAGCCGCGCCGCACCCGCAAGACCGCGGCCACCGCCGAGGTCGTCGCGGACACGGTCGAGGCCAAGCCCCGTCGGCGTACCACCCGCAAGGCCGCCGAGCCGGCGGTGACCGCCGACATCCCGGCCCAGGCGGACCAGGAGCCGAAGGTTGCCGCGCCGCGCCGCCGGACCCGCAAGACGGCCGCCGCGGAGCCCGCGGACAGCTGA
- a CDS encoding ferritin-like fold-containing protein: protein MTTSDKPDNASEPPAEPTGVAAQDWTKASADPQYRAAVVDLLGALAYGELAAFERLAEDAKLAPTLADKAELAKMASAEFHHYEKLRDRLAEIGEEPTLAMEPFVAALDGFHRQTAPSDWLEGLVKAYVGDSIASDFYREVAARLDADSRELVLAVLDDTGHAGFAVEKVRAAIDADPRVGGRLALWARRLMGEALSQSQRVVADRDALSTMLVGGVADGFDLAEVGRMFSRITEAHTKRMAALGLAA, encoded by the coding sequence ATGACGACCTCTGACAAGCCCGACAACGCCTCCGAGCCCCCTGCCGAACCCACCGGAGTCGCCGCCCAGGACTGGACGAAGGCCTCCGCCGACCCGCAGTACCGAGCCGCGGTCGTCGACCTGCTCGGCGCGCTCGCGTACGGCGAACTGGCGGCCTTCGAGCGGCTCGCGGAGGACGCGAAGCTGGCGCCGACGCTGGCGGACAAGGCGGAGCTGGCGAAGATGGCGTCGGCCGAGTTCCACCACTACGAGAAGCTGCGCGACCGGCTGGCCGAGATCGGTGAGGAGCCGACGCTCGCGATGGAGCCGTTCGTCGCGGCTCTCGACGGCTTCCACCGGCAGACGGCTCCGTCGGACTGGCTGGAGGGGCTCGTCAAGGCGTACGTCGGCGACTCGATCGCCAGTGACTTCTACCGTGAGGTCGCGGCGCGGCTCGACGCGGACTCGCGCGAGCTGGTGCTGGCCGTCCTCGACGACACCGGGCACGCCGGGTTCGCCGTCGAGAAGGTGCGCGCGGCGATCGACGCGGACCCGCGGGTGGGCGGCCGACTGGCCCTGTGGGCGCGGCGGTTGATGGGGGAGGCACTGTCGCAGTCGCAGCGGGTCGTCGCCGACCGGGACGCGTTGTCGACGATGCTCGTGGGTGGCGTCGCCGACGGGTTCGATCTCGCCGAGGTGGGGCGGATGTTCTCGCGGATCACCGAGGCGCACACGAAGCGGATGGCCGCGCTGGGCCTGGCGGCTTAG
- a CDS encoding NYN domain-containing protein gives MNDDLAPLSARIDRTNELLTRMLAEVAKTPSTHAIFVDAGYLYAAAGRLVAGTEDRRAFDLDAEGLIEALIDRARTIFADSRLLRVYWYDGARRRIHTSEQQSIAELPDVKVRLGNLNANNQQKGVDSLIRSDLESLARHRAISDAALLGGDEDLVSAVEAAQGYGARVHLWGIEAPEGRNQAEPLLWEVDSQRTLDLDFFKPYVSRRAAVPYEATTTRPAREDVRFVGAQIAAKWLAERGRAALQELLPGHPYLPGSVDQDLLVEAEGLLQYSLRGQADLRRALRDGFWEHLQGQY, from the coding sequence ATGAACGACGACCTGGCGCCACTGAGCGCCCGCATCGACCGCACCAACGAGCTGCTCACGCGCATGCTCGCCGAGGTCGCGAAGACGCCCTCGACGCATGCGATCTTCGTCGACGCGGGATACCTCTACGCGGCCGCGGGACGACTCGTCGCCGGCACCGAGGACCGTCGCGCCTTCGACCTCGACGCCGAGGGCCTGATCGAGGCCCTCATCGACCGGGCCCGCACCATCTTCGCGGACAGCAGGCTGCTGAGGGTCTACTGGTACGACGGCGCGAGACGCCGTATCCACACGTCGGAACAGCAGTCCATCGCCGAACTCCCGGACGTGAAGGTCCGGTTGGGCAACCTCAACGCCAACAACCAGCAGAAGGGCGTCGACTCGCTGATCCGCTCCGACCTGGAGTCCCTGGCCCGGCACCGCGCGATCAGCGACGCGGCACTGCTGGGCGGAGACGAGGACCTCGTCTCGGCGGTCGAGGCGGCCCAGGGCTACGGCGCCCGCGTGCACCTGTGGGGCATCGAGGCACCGGAGGGCCGCAACCAGGCGGAACCGCTCCTCTGGGAGGTCGACAGCCAGCGCACCCTCGACCTCGACTTCTTCAAGCCGTACGTCTCCCGGCGGGCGGCTGTGCCCTACGAGGCGACGACCACCCGGCCCGCCCGCGAGGACGTCCGTTTCGTGGGTGCGCAGATCGCCGCGAAGTGGCTTGCGGAGCGGGGGAGGGCGGCGCTGCAGGAGCTGCTGCCCGGCCATCCGTATCTGCCGGGCTCGGTGGACCAGGACCTGCTGGTGGAGGCGGAGGGGCTTCTCCAGTACTCACTGCGGGGGCAGGCGGATCTGCGACGGGCGCTGCGGGACGGGTTCTGGGAACATTTGCAGGGGCAGTACTGA
- a CDS encoding TetR/AcrR family transcriptional regulator, whose translation MTAIEQTEAARPRGTRLPRRARRNQLLGAAQEVFVAQGYHAAAMDDIAERAGVSKPVLYQHFPGKLDLYLALLDQHCESLIQAVRTALASTTDNKQRVRATMDAYFAYVEDDGGAFRLVFESDLTNEPAVRERVDKVTVECADAISEVIAEDTGLSRAESMLLASGLGGLAQVVARSWLHSDRSVPRDQAVQLLTSLAWRGIAGFPLHGTENH comes from the coding sequence GTGACAGCCATCGAGCAGACAGAGGCGGCACGCCCGCGCGGGACGCGCCTGCCGCGCCGTGCCCGACGGAACCAGCTGCTGGGCGCCGCGCAGGAAGTCTTCGTCGCGCAGGGCTACCACGCGGCCGCGATGGACGACATCGCCGAGCGCGCCGGCGTCAGCAAGCCGGTGCTCTACCAGCACTTCCCGGGCAAGCTCGACCTCTATCTCGCGCTGCTGGACCAGCACTGCGAGTCCCTGATCCAGGCGGTACGCACCGCGCTCGCGTCGACGACCGACAACAAGCAGCGCGTACGGGCGACCATGGACGCCTATTTCGCGTACGTCGAGGACGACGGCGGTGCCTTCCGCCTGGTCTTCGAGTCGGACCTGACGAACGAGCCCGCGGTGCGCGAGCGCGTCGACAAGGTCACCGTCGAGTGCGCCGATGCGATCTCCGAGGTCATCGCGGAGGACACCGGCCTCTCACGCGCGGAGTCGATGCTGCTCGCCTCGGGCCTCGGTGGCCTCGCCCAGGTGGTGGCCCGATCCTGGTTGCACAGCGACCGCAGCGTCCCGCGCGACCAGGCGGTCCAGCTGCTGACGTCACTGGCGTGGCGGGGCATCGCCGGATTCCCGCTGCACGGCACGGAGAACCACTGA
- a CDS encoding DUF3107 domain-containing protein produces the protein MEVKIGVQHAPREIVLESGQSAEEVERAVAEALAGKSQLLSLVDEHGRKVLVPADRLAYVELGEPAPRKVGFGAL, from the coding sequence GTGGAGGTCAAGATCGGCGTGCAGCACGCGCCCCGCGAGATCGTTCTGGAGAGCGGTCAGAGCGCCGAGGAGGTCGAGCGGGCGGTGGCGGAGGCCCTGGCCGGCAAGTCTCAGCTGCTGAGCCTGGTGGACGAGCACGGCCGCAAGGTCCTCGTCCCGGCCGACCGTCTGGCGTACGTCGAGCTCGGTGAGCCGGCTCCGCGCAAGGTGGGCTTCGGCGCGCTGTAG
- a CDS encoding alpha/beta fold hydrolase, with protein MSTRAVFTPPPGARAYRLRTARGEFAVMDSAVPPGVAEKGTALLLPGFTGSKEDFTLLHEPLTARGYRVVAVDGRGQFESDGPDTDESAYARGELARDVLAQADAIDTPVHLVGHSLGGQIARAAVLLDHSPFLSFTLVSSGPAQISDSQQQRVKLLRDALGVMTMTEVWDAILAMGPPEEVGGPAQGIGDVEQLRRRWLGNKPAQLLATGRQLCTEPDRVGKLATVPLPFHVLSGSQDDTWPVPLLDDMAVRLGARRTVIPGAEHSPNADQPLPTARALADFWDSVGR; from the coding sequence GTGAGCACCCGAGCCGTCTTCACCCCGCCCCCCGGCGCCCGTGCCTACCGCCTGCGCACCGCCCGCGGTGAGTTCGCGGTCATGGACTCGGCCGTGCCCCCCGGTGTCGCCGAGAAGGGCACCGCGCTGCTGCTGCCCGGTTTCACGGGGAGCAAGGAGGACTTCACGCTGCTCCACGAGCCGCTCACGGCGCGCGGATACCGGGTCGTGGCCGTGGACGGCCGAGGACAGTTCGAGTCGGACGGGCCGGATACCGACGAATCCGCCTACGCGCGAGGCGAGTTGGCGCGGGACGTGCTCGCCCAGGCCGACGCAATCGACACACCCGTGCACCTGGTCGGGCATTCCCTGGGCGGTCAGATCGCGCGCGCTGCCGTACTGCTCGACCACTCGCCCTTCCTGTCCTTCACCCTCGTCTCCTCGGGCCCCGCGCAGATCTCCGACTCCCAGCAACAGCGCGTGAAGCTGCTGCGGGACGCGCTCGGTGTGATGACGATGACCGAGGTGTGGGACGCCATCCTGGCCATGGGACCGCCGGAGGAGGTCGGCGGTCCCGCCCAGGGCATCGGGGACGTCGAACAGCTCCGCCGCCGCTGGCTGGGCAACAAGCCCGCCCAACTCCTCGCGACGGGACGCCAGTTGTGCACCGAGCCGGACCGGGTCGGCAAACTCGCCACCGTCCCGCTGCCGTTCCACGTCCTGTCAGGATCGCAGGACGACACCTGGCCGGTGCCTCTGCTCGACGACATGGCCGTACGACTGGGCGCCCGCCGCACGGTGATCCCCGGAGCCGAACACTCCCCCAACGCCGACCAGCCCCTCCCCACGGCCCGCGCCCTGGCCGACTTCTGGGACAGCGTCGGCCGTTGA